The genomic region TGGATTTCATGTGTACAAAACCATTCACTGTAGAGCAGAAAATAGTTCAGATGAGTAACCTGAAAAATTACATTTGAAAGGCAAACAAGAGGACACCTAAATGGTCAATACATATATAAAGTGATGCTTCAGGTAATTAGCAATCAGGGAACAgtaaattaacacaaaatggtcaaaactgaaaaaagactgacaatacaaAATATTGGTGAGTCATGTTTTTTAGAAATGGTTTATAAACTATGGTTGAGCATCAACATACCCCATGAACCAGCAGATCTATTCCCTGTGTCTGCCCAAGAAAAATATGTCCCCTGTGTGCTAAGAGACACGGTCAAAAATGTTTACAGCAGAAATAATtgcaatagccaaaaactgggTGCAAGCTGAGCATCCATCAATGATAGAATGGAAGTTGCACTACTTTATATAAGGGAGTACTATATgacaattattaataaaataataaactagaGCCATATGCAACATCAGCATGAATCTCACAAACACGGTGTTGAGCCTGATTGCAAGATACACAAAACTAAAGACAGTTACCATTTTTGTGAactttaaaaactggaaaatttatcTATGCCTGTAGAAGTCAGGAGAGTGGTTAGAGGAGAAGGGAAGAACTAGATATCTAGAGGAGGCATGAGTGGAGCTTCTGCAGTGCTGATACTGTTCTGTTTCTTAACTGCAATGATGGCTCCCTGAGCGTGACTGCTTCATAACAATTCAGTGAGATGTACACTTACGATCAAGgacttctctgtgtgtgcgtTTGTGATGGGTTAATTCATGTGTCAAGTTGGCTAGGTGATggggtccagttgtttggtcaggaaAACCTTggcctgatggttactgtgagAGTATTTCATGATTGGATCTGTATCTATAATCacttgattgtatctatggccgattgcatctacaattaacaaatgagattgccctcagcaatgagaggagtctctTCACTATCCATTTGGAGGCCTTAAAAGCCAGTACTGAGGCTTTCAGaacattcagaaagaatttctgcttTTACTTTAGCCATCGAACTTTTTCTGGGAAATTCAACTCCACCTTCATCAGAATTTCAGCTTGTAGCCTCCTTTGTGGAACTGGACTTGCAAATCTTCAAAGAAACATGAGCAAATTTGTGTAATAAACCTCTCTCTATAAATCctgctggttctgtttctctggagaaggcTGATAACACAGTGTTATACTTTATTAAAAAGTTAAGGGATGGAAAGGggaagctgatgctgaatgtatgtaaaatgtttaataagggggTTTTTAAATGGTTAGAAGTGGTGGTAACATGTTATAGCGAGTATAATCAACACTGCTGACTTACAAATATTGTTGTGGCTAAAAGGAGTCGTCTAAGGAGGTTaacgtcaattgaaagaaagctaaaggatgactgaaggactgtataacatagtgatttcagtggtagatgaggattgtggttaatagtacaaatacaagaatgttcctttaTTACTAGGTGTTAAGAACACGGAGATACAAGGGATGTATAACTGATGTAGCATGTAGATTATTGTTAACAGgattattgtattatttttacagcaatggcaaagaaggtgcTACATCAATGCTAAGGGCCAATAATGGGGGGTGGTTcaaggaggtatgggatttttctttttggaatgatgaaaatgttctgaaatggccTGAGCTGAtgagcacaattctgtgatggaACTGAGAGCCACCGAGTGTCCACTATGGATAGGTTGTGCAAAGCAGGAAACCTTTCAACACAGGGAACCCCGTGGTGAATGATGGGCTGTGGTTGACAGTACAAATATGCAAATGCTctatcatgaactataacaaacataCAATACTAATCCATGTGTTAATAAATGGATGGTTTgtaggaaaaatacatcaaatataagctatggactacagatagcagtaatatgacaatgttctttcattatttgtgacaaatgtctcataacaatgtaaggagttggtggtggggcgatgtatgggaattctgtgtgGTATGCATGAGTATTTTGTTAACTcataacttctcaaataaaaaagaaaagttaagagAAAAAGTGTAAGCACACGGCACTGATGAATGTCATTATGCTATTGTCAAGCCTCCTCTGTTGATGTGATTTTGCACATCATTCCCTGCAGAGAAACACATTTCTGGTCAATACTATAGTTCCatgcttattttttcattttcaaggcAATGAGTGTGCATGCTAAGTGATTTCTGATGCAGGAATTGATAAGAAAACATATTCATTTCATCTCGATTACAAAATTCTTGGAGATTTTGTAACATTTTTGGGGGAACTTCTGATGTCTTGACTGACAAAATGATGAGAGAACCTTAATACATTCTCCACTCAGCAGAAAGAAGAGCAAGAAAATCTGCTCTGCGTGGTCGACAGTGAAGTTTAAGCATGCCAGCCTGCCTTgcctctcactgccctcagccTCGAACCGGTTGCTGTCACAGATAGAATAAAGCCCAAAGCTCCATCCGTGGCCTGCACAAGGCCACATAGTTAATCTCTTTGCTGTTTCTTTGAAGAATCTCCAGCGTGTTCTCATTCCAGGGCATTGCCCTCCCTCagtctggaatgttcttccactagATATTCTCGAGCAGGCTTCATTCACGGGTTGAACATATCGATTAATTCACACTGTGTGCTTACAGGCATTTCAAGGAAAAACACTCACACACAGACCCATAAGCACGAGCGTTCAATGCCCCTAACCTGCTTCCCTCTTCATGTGAAAAGAAGCCTTTGGAGCTCAAGGCCTGGACTCTTCGTGCATTGTACTTTTGATTACACAGATTTTACCTGATTTTTGTAGAAAACTGAGAAAGTGAAGATGAGAGTGCAGGGGCTCTGTGAGTAGTTTCTCCCTCTCTGGATAGGAGAGAAAGCCCTCTGCCCTGGGCCTTATCAGTCTCTGTCCAGGCCTGAGGTTTGTAAAGAGAACCTCATCCTTAAAGGAACCAGGGTGAATGGGGCGGGTGGAGGAGAAACCCGGACAGAGCCTAACCCTAGAGGGGCTGGGATGCTGAGCAGGAATAGTAGCTAACACATGTGAAGTGCCGATGGCCGTGAAGCCCTGACTGCAGCACTTCGTACAGGGCAGCACGTTTACTTTTGACAACCTACTGACGTGCAGCTGAGGAGAGCACAGCAGTGAAAGCCTCGGTTCACACAGCTAGGaaacagcagagctgggatttcaaGTCAGCCAGGCTAGCCCCAGAGACTTACTCATTACTAACTCTGAGAAGGAACCAAGACAAGGATTCAGGCTTGCAGGTAGAATCGGAGGGGGCACCTGTTCACAGAAACGAGATCTAGAGGGAGCCCAATAACTAGGAAGAGGCACCTAATGGAGCAGTAGCGCCCTCTGCAAGTAATATGGATCTTCCTTCTTAAGAGtaggagattttttttcttggaaatcCTCAAGAGAATCTTCACCTAGTACTTTCTGTGTTCAAGGAACCCAGGGCACTTAGGCTGAGCAAACTCTGAGTTCCATTATTAGCCCAGTTATCTCATTTAAAGACATCCCAGCTGACTCAGGCAAATGCATCTCAAAATTTAAGTAGGAAACTCTTGAAAATGTCAAAGCCTTTAGGAGCTACAGGAGTAAAATTCTAATCATGGAATTTCAGATCCAAGGCCAGACAGCACGTGGGGTTCTTGGGGACCTGGGGAAGCCTGCACAGCAGCCTCCAGTCACATTTTGTGGATAATCTTCCACACTTTCTGTTATGATTGGCCTCCGCTGGGGAATCGAGCCCCTTTGATGCCCCATGGGCTATGGGCAGAGGCAGTGTTGTAATCAACTCAGTCTATCACTTCTGATTTGCCTTGCCCCTCTTTCTTTAcctgcttttctctctttttcttgtccCTCTCCTTTGTTCCTTCTTCCCTTAATATTTATGGAACCTCTTCTACATTCCAAGTTCTGCATCAGGCTTTAGGGAGAGGAGGAAACACAGAAGTAACAGGGGCAACAGGTGGGAAAACCAGGGGCAGAGGACTTGGAGCCTCCAGGCAAGCTCTTGCTCTGTGCCTTAACCTTTATTTCATGATGAATTCAGGAAAGACAGTTGTCTGTTAACCAGGGTTTGAGCCAGGTCTACACAGCTatcacaaaaaagagaaaagaaaccactCCTTAGATAAAGGGTTGTGCTTGATTcgaaaaatcttttatttatctGATAGTgaaattctgttattttctcaGTTGTATATTGATCAGGAAGGGACTTCTTGAGGGTGTAGAATGGATTTGTGTTTCCGTTTGGAAATCATTTGCTCCAGGGAATCaagtgacatttttttttttcctcaaaggacTAGACCTCATATCTCTCAGATCTGAACTGTGGATGCCTTGTGTTTGGTCCCCACTGTTTAAAATGGAATAATCCATCAATAATTAAAactttggatatattcctaaaaATCTGGGTTTCAGGTTTCTTTGGAAGAGTCTGGAAATGTTGGGATGACATTTCCAAGGGAAACAATTGGCTACAGCTGAGTAGATACCCAACTTCTCTAACTTGCGAGAGTCCTCATCACTCCTTACTGCTTCCTGACACTGATTGCCAAGTACTGCTTGCCATTAATCACCTGCTTCCAGACAGGCTTCAAACACTTACATTACTTGCATCTCTAGCTCAGAAGGAGGGTTCCCAAGACTCCAGCTGGAAGTAGAAATTAGTTTACCAAGGATTAAGAAGGTAGGTGGTGGTGAGGTTCTGTGGGCGGTGTGGCCCTGTGACCTTTTCCCACCCATCAAGAAGAGACAAGTCTTCTAACAATAGTTGACAATAGTATAGGTCTTTGAACAGTCCAGGGACTCTGGCCGAGTTGGACCAGAGGGGATGGCTGCTGGATGGTTTGAGTATCTGATGGGCAACTTTGATGGACTGAAGACTAGAGACTCATCCTCACTTTTCCAGAACTgctaaacttaaaaacaaaataacactTTTTTCTTATGAGCACAAAGGAGAGGGTTGGTGGAGGTCCTGGATAAATGACTAAGTCGATGTGTGTTGAGTTGCAGGTAGTTTCAATTGGAAAAATGAGGAAAGGTTACATTTCTTATACCTGAGTGTTGTCCCAAATGGTTTCGTTCATATGAAATGGTTGCAAGCTTCTTGCATAATTGGAATTTGCCTTAAAAATCTGCTATTACCTATACAAAACACTCAGAATATCTTTCCTGATTATTTGGCCAccatatttcattcattcattcatacatccGTTCACCAGATATTGGAGACCTACTATCTTCCTAGGGTAGGGTTATACAACAATGGGCAGGATATAATCCCACGTTCTTCCAATTCTTGGTAGTGACCAGAATGGGAGATGGGAGCTGGAGAGAAAGGGAATTGACTGCAATCAAGAAGTTTGAAGATTTAATTCTGTTTCTGTTCTTCTACTGCTGGGCAACCTCGGGCCAACTGCTTACCCTTTCTggtcttcagtttcttcatttgtaaaagggGCTAAATTATGTGTGGCTTCTTATCGACTTCTAAAGTACTTTGCTGAAGAAAAGAGTCAAGCACATCTGGATATAAATGCAGGTGTCTCTATATAACACACAGCCAGTTCCTTTATTAGGTTTTGATTTATCTTCACATATATGGTTTCCAGAAATGACTGTGGAAATATATTCTGTTTTGAGCCAATGGTGTTTACTCACCTAAGATTTTATGtataaagaatgaaatgaaaatgtgtttGCAGACTCAGCTGTGGGGAGAGAAAGAGGCCCAGCAGTTATTCTGTCAAAAGCAGATAGTTTTACTGTCTCTGTGCCTAGAATTTACTGTAGAAACCCAAAGGCTGTCGAGGACCTTAGAAAAGGAGAGACTCACAAGAACGTTATGCTTGGGTTTATTATATCTATGTACAAGTAAGCATTTATTGATGTTTTGTGGAAAATAATGGAGAAGgtaacaaaatttattttagccTGAAAATGAGATAACTGCCATAGACCAATGCTGAGCTTAAAGACTCTAAAAACACAGAACCTGAAATGACAGCTTTCGAGATGTTTAGTTATCCAGTCAATAAAGCAAATTCTAGAGTGCAAGCAACACGTGACAGGAAACACAGTCAACGAGGCAGTCTCTCACTGGGGCAGAGAGGAAGGCTTGCTGGGGTTGGGGTCACCAAGGAGAAAGGGTGTTAAAACCTCATGAATCCTCCATATCTCTTTTCCATCTCGGGAACTTCCTTTGAGTAACTCTCACCTTCTTCGTCTGAGGGCAGAGAGTCGGCAAAGCGCTTCAGGAAGCCCCCATACCTTTTCTGGTAGTCCATCCACCACTCTGGGCGACCCACCCTTCTCATGAAGCCACCATATCGCTTCTGCAGTTCTTTGGCTTCGTCTTCCAGTTGGGGGCTCCTCTTCAAACCTCTCATGAACCCCCCATATCTCTTGCTCACCTCTCCATCATTCTCGCCGCCCTCTTGGTGGTGGCTGCTCTCGCGGTTGTCCCCTGTTGCCAGCAGCTCTCTCAGCAGATCTGAGGAATTGGCCAGGGCATCATCTTCTGCATCCTTCTTCATGAAGCCACCGTATCTCTTGGCAAGGGTCTCGCCTCCATTGGCCTCTTCTTCTGGCTCCATGGGATACAGCTCATCCATTTTCTTCATGAAACCTCCATACCTTTTCATGAACCCCCCGTACTTTTTGGCCAGCAAATGGTTCTCCTCCTGTTTGCCATTTTCTTGGAGGGTGTTTGTGCCGTCTTGAGAAAGCTCCAGTTTGGACAGCTGCAGAAACTCTTTACAGGTGCCCCAGGTTTTGAGAGAAGGCAGTTTTCCTTCACATTCCAGTGTGCAAGCCTGGAAAACGAATTTGATT from Dasypus novemcinctus isolate mDasNov1 chromosome 14, mDasNov1.1.hap2, whole genome shotgun sequence harbors:
- the PENK gene encoding proenkephalin-A, encoding MARFLRLCAWLLALSPGLLALVRAECSQDCASCSRLARPVDINPLACTLECEGKLPSLKTWGTCKEFLQLSKLELSQDGTNTLQENGKQEENHLLAKKYGGFMKRYGGFMKKMDELYPMEPEEEANGGETLAKRYGGFMKKDAEDDALANSSDLLRELLATGDNRESSHHQEGGENDGEVSKRYGGFMRGLKRSPQLEDEAKELQKRYGGFMRRVGRPEWWMDYQKRYGGFLKRFADSLPSDEEGESYSKEVPEMEKRYGGFMRF